From Psychrobacillus sp. FSL K6-2836, a single genomic window includes:
- a CDS encoding metallophosphoesterase, giving the protein MKKFLMFTIVIIILLYISNSWIQTTEITVESDRVPASYDGVKILQISDLHDATFGDNQEKLVKKIKNTDPDLIFITGDLIDSNRYNLDQSLELVRQIVDLAPIYYVTGNHEIATNDTENIKTSLTELGVNVLSNEEQIIEHNGEQIRIIGIEDPLNGILVNEALSQFENNDLFTLVLSHRPETFPDYVEYEMDVVFSGHAHGGQFRLPGLGGLVAPGQGLFPSYTAGMYTENTTHMIVSRGLGNSVIPVRVFNSPEIVLVTLKSL; this is encoded by the coding sequence ATGAAGAAATTTTTAATGTTTACCATAGTGATTATCATTTTGTTGTACATAAGCAATAGCTGGATTCAAACTACTGAAATTACCGTGGAGTCGGATAGAGTTCCCGCTAGTTACGATGGGGTAAAGATACTGCAAATTTCCGACTTACATGATGCAACCTTCGGAGACAATCAGGAAAAACTAGTAAAGAAAATAAAGAACACAGACCCGGACCTTATTTTTATCACTGGCGACCTTATTGATAGTAACCGATACAATTTAGATCAAAGTTTAGAATTGGTAAGGCAGATTGTTGATCTTGCTCCCATCTACTATGTGACGGGAAACCACGAAATCGCTACTAATGATACTGAGAATATAAAGACTTCTTTAACTGAACTAGGAGTAAATGTACTTTCTAATGAGGAACAAATAATTGAGCATAATGGGGAACAAATTCGTATTATTGGTATTGAAGATCCTCTTAATGGGATTCTAGTGAATGAGGCTTTAAGTCAATTTGAGAACAATGATTTGTTCACTTTAGTACTATCCCATCGACCTGAGACCTTTCCAGATTACGTAGAATATGAAATGGATGTTGTTTTTTCTGGACATGCACATGGCGGACAGTTTCGACTTCCAGGTCTAGGAGGATTAGTTGCCCCCGGACAGGGGCTATTTCCTAGCTATACAGCGGGAATGTACACCGAAAACACTACACATATGATTGTGAGTAGGGGACTAGGTAATAGTGTTATCCCTGTAAGAGTATTCAACTCACCGGAGATTGTCCTGGTAACCTTAAAGAGTTTGTAA
- a CDS encoding phosphotransferase enzyme family protein, with protein sequence MRKSHIRLDGGFHNEVYYIEEKDKVVRVSNARKTKEMVLQEIEWMNFLYEQEVAVPKPEMHVEDENGQVRTYFEYVKGDMMDVKNVLHWNEEVFEQWGKTLGKMHALSKIFKVVKIHRPIWTVENTDVFGIRANLSSWLKELYDRLMQNLCEFDSTESTFGLIHNDFHQGNLIITKDGTITTIDFDDCAFNWHAQDIAVAFYHAYWQHSSYNGETKAFPKTFMNHFFTGYQSESLLHEDIVKQIPIFLKIREIFLYQLFNSKWDKNNLEEWQKYTLLDLEEKIKNNNPYAGISDFSIYL encoded by the coding sequence ATGAGAAAAAGTCATATCCGACTAGATGGAGGTTTTCATAACGAGGTTTATTATATTGAGGAAAAAGATAAAGTAGTAAGAGTGTCTAATGCTAGAAAAACGAAGGAAATGGTTTTACAGGAAATTGAGTGGATGAATTTCTTATACGAACAGGAGGTTGCTGTTCCTAAGCCTGAAATGCATGTGGAAGATGAAAACGGGCAAGTAAGGACATATTTCGAGTACGTAAAAGGCGATATGATGGATGTGAAAAACGTTTTACATTGGAATGAAGAAGTATTTGAACAATGGGGAAAGACCTTAGGAAAGATGCATGCTCTATCTAAAATTTTCAAAGTAGTAAAAATACATCGACCTATTTGGACAGTTGAGAATACTGATGTGTTTGGTATTAGGGCAAACTTATCCTCATGGTTAAAGGAACTTTACGACAGACTGATGCAAAATCTATGTGAATTTGATAGCACAGAAAGCACATTTGGTCTGATTCATAATGATTTTCATCAAGGGAATCTAATCATTACAAAGGATGGAACTATTACAACGATTGACTTTGATGATTGTGCATTTAATTGGCATGCACAAGATATTGCGGTTGCCTTCTATCATGCATATTGGCAACATAGTTCTTACAATGGCGAAACAAAAGCTTTTCCAAAGACATTTATGAATCATTTTTTTACGGGGTATCAATCGGAAAGTTTGCTTCATGAGGACATTGTCAAACAAATTCCTATATTCCTAAAGATAAGGGAGATTTTTTTATACCAGCTATTTAATAGTAAATGGGATAAGAACAATTTGGAGGAATGGCAAAAGTATACTTTGTTAGACTTGGAAGAAAAGATTAAAAATAACAATCCATATGCTGGAATTAGTGATTTTTCAATCTATCTATAA
- a CDS encoding sensor histidine kinase translates to MSKWYQIFPKSPWLSIYAWIVFCIFPFFFIFRSTGPMEIVIGLALTLLFFIAYRLSFSTKGWLLYLSVALEISISVWMTYLYGYIYFSIFLSFLIGNIKRRVSFFVIYSIHLVATIAAVIIGFFIQTELFLSHLPFLIICLIGVILLPFNTYTRNQREALEDQLEEAQIKISQYIIIEERERIARDLHDTLGQKLSLIGLKSDLASRLIEKNPQAAKTEILDINQTARSVLKEVRELVTNMRGTKLEDELFRINQILNAAQIKYNVSGSPKLVNTPLLVENVLSMCLKEAVNNVVKHSGASTCSISIKQSAKETLLKVYDNGKGLEEKTNWSKGHGLLGIKERLEFVNGTLDIHSKNGTTLNIRVPNVIQQPSQEE, encoded by the coding sequence GTGTCCAAATGGTATCAAATATTCCCCAAATCTCCGTGGCTAAGTATTTATGCTTGGATTGTTTTTTGTATTTTTCCATTCTTTTTTATATTTAGGTCCACAGGTCCTATGGAGATTGTTATAGGATTGGCACTGACATTATTATTTTTTATCGCCTACCGATTATCTTTTTCAACTAAAGGTTGGTTATTATATTTATCCGTTGCATTAGAAATTTCTATCAGTGTTTGGATGACTTATTTGTATGGTTACATATATTTCTCCATTTTCTTATCCTTTTTAATCGGAAATATAAAAAGACGAGTGAGCTTCTTTGTTATTTATAGTATTCATTTAGTCGCGACTATTGCAGCAGTTATTATAGGATTTTTCATACAAACTGAGTTATTTCTCTCCCATTTACCATTTCTTATTATTTGTTTGATAGGCGTTATCCTATTGCCCTTTAATACATATACTCGAAATCAGCGTGAGGCTCTAGAAGATCAATTAGAAGAAGCACAGATAAAAATTTCTCAGTATATTATTATTGAAGAAAGAGAAAGAATCGCAAGAGATTTGCATGATACACTTGGACAAAAGCTCTCACTAATAGGATTGAAAAGTGATTTAGCTAGCCGATTGATTGAAAAAAATCCGCAAGCTGCTAAAACGGAAATTTTGGATATTAACCAGACAGCACGTTCTGTCTTAAAAGAGGTTCGAGAACTCGTAACAAATATGCGTGGAACAAAACTGGAGGATGAACTATTCCGGATCAATCAAATCCTAAATGCCGCACAGATAAAGTATAATGTGAGCGGTAGTCCTAAATTAGTGAATACTCCTCTTCTTGTAGAAAATGTACTTAGTATGTGTTTAAAAGAGGCAGTAAATAATGTAGTCAAGCATAGTGGTGCTTCTACTTGTTCAATTTCCATTAAACAGTCGGCGAAAGAAACATTGTTAAAGGTATATGACAACGGCAAAGGTTTGGAAGAGAAAACAAATTGGTCTAAGGGACATGGCCTTCTCGGTATTAAAGAAAGACTAGAATTTGTGAATGGGACGCTAGACATTCATTCAAAAAATGGGACTACATTGAATATACGTGTCCCTAATGTTATTCAACAACCAAGTCAGGAGGAATAG
- a CDS encoding NAD(P)-dependent oxidoreductase: MKIALFGATGRVGHAILTLLLEKDIKVTALVRNPKKVQPQVGLTVLQGDARIIADVERTLDGVDAVISALGTDKTNVLTESITHIISIMQKRQLKRIITIGTAGILDSRAEPGLLRYQSSESKRKSIVAALEHHKVYDLLKDTSLDWTIACPTYLPTGNSTDEFIILRDKLPEDAVQTTTGDTALFTVNVLLKNEHIGYRVGIMSPQY, translated from the coding sequence ATGAAAATAGCACTCTTTGGAGCAACTGGACGTGTGGGACATGCAATACTCACGTTATTACTAGAAAAAGATATAAAAGTTACTGCATTGGTAAGAAATCCTAAAAAGGTGCAACCTCAGGTTGGTTTAACCGTCCTACAAGGCGATGCAAGAATCATTGCGGATGTAGAAAGAACACTAGATGGAGTTGATGCAGTTATAAGTGCACTCGGCACCGATAAAACTAACGTATTAACAGAATCGATCACACATATAATTTCTATTATGCAAAAGCGGCAGCTAAAGCGAATTATAACAATTGGTACAGCAGGAATATTGGATAGTAGGGCAGAGCCAGGATTACTACGTTATCAATCATCCGAATCTAAGCGTAAATCCATAGTAGCTGCGCTGGAACATCATAAAGTTTATGATTTATTAAAAGATACTTCACTTGACTGGACTATTGCTTGCCCAACCTATTTGCCAACGGGAAATTCAACGGACGAATTTATTATATTGCGAGATAAGCTGCCAGAGGATGCGGTTCAAACTACGACAGGGGATACTGCTTTATTCACCGTAAATGTGCTATTGAAAAATGAACATATTGGTTACCGAGTAGGAATCATGAGTCCACAATATTAG
- a CDS encoding GNAT family N-acetyltransferase — translation MEILIRKAYKEDATEAIPLIMEAIGDISMQMTGETEETAITKEFIQLFTKTDNRHSYLNTYIAEMNGHVAGVLVFYTAEQAIILDANLEAYLSNKKGAVVTIDPETAPGEWYIDTVVVDPTYRGHGIGTKLLSYAEQLVKNSGGGILSLNVELEKDAAIRLYNRLGFDTLCPWTIIGEPFHHMVKTVGAD, via the coding sequence ATGGAAATATTAATCAGAAAAGCTTACAAAGAAGATGCAACTGAGGCTATTCCACTAATAATGGAAGCCATTGGAGACATCTCTATGCAGATGACTGGAGAAACAGAAGAAACTGCCATTACTAAAGAATTCATACAATTATTTACAAAGACGGATAATCGACATTCCTATTTAAATACGTATATTGCTGAAATGAATGGACATGTTGCGGGAGTATTGGTGTTTTATACTGCGGAACAGGCAATTATTCTAGATGCAAATTTAGAAGCATATTTATCTAACAAAAAGGGTGCTGTTGTCACAATAGACCCTGAAACTGCCCCTGGTGAGTGGTATATCGACACTGTTGTAGTTGATCCGACATACCGTGGTCATGGGATAGGCACGAAATTATTAAGCTATGCAGAACAATTAGTGAAGAATTCAGGTGGTGGTATATTATCCTTGAATGTGGAGCTTGAAAAAGATGCTGCAATTCGCTTGTATAATCGTCTAGGATTTGATACCCTATGTCCTTGGACAATTATTGGTGAGCCTTTTCATCATATGGTGAAAACTGTAGGTGCAGATTAA
- a CDS encoding EamA family transporter codes for MKLWIYPLMVVFAASSYGTLSTMVKLAIGDGYTASEAISSQYIVGFMLALIFYLITQRKLPRLYGGFKIILLAGIFTATTGIVYGMSLIYLPASLAVVMLFQFTWIGTLIDCILRKRLPTRPEVISLIILFVGTILAAGVLDVDLSRIDWRGWVYGFAAAVSFSLNMNVNTKQVEGMNTTTRLLFVSFIAMIMIAIFQNPEIIWNGKLFTEPLLFYGLALGLLGIIIPIYFFVIAVPKVGGAVSSILSAMELPVAVIVSVLVLSEALSWLQVLGIIVILVGMCIPTLATISKNKKRKTAL; via the coding sequence ATGAAATTATGGATTTATCCCCTAATGGTTGTTTTTGCAGCAAGCAGTTATGGGACTTTATCAACTATGGTTAAACTAGCAATCGGAGATGGATACACAGCCTCTGAAGCGATTTCTAGTCAATATATTGTAGGATTTATGTTGGCTCTAATTTTTTACCTAATTACTCAACGAAAACTTCCACGGTTATATGGAGGTTTTAAGATTATTTTATTAGCTGGTATATTTACCGCTACTACAGGAATTGTTTATGGGATGTCGCTTATATACTTACCTGCCTCCCTTGCAGTTGTTATGCTATTCCAATTTACATGGATTGGAACGTTAATCGATTGTATTTTAAGAAAACGGTTACCAACAAGACCAGAAGTTATTTCGCTTATTATTTTATTTGTCGGAACGATTTTAGCAGCTGGTGTTCTTGATGTTGATTTGAGTAGAATCGACTGGAGAGGTTGGGTTTATGGTTTTGCCGCTGCAGTTTCATTCTCCTTAAATATGAATGTTAACACAAAGCAAGTCGAGGGCATGAATACAACTACCCGTCTATTATTCGTCTCTTTTATCGCAATGATTATGATCGCTATCTTCCAAAACCCAGAAATAATATGGAACGGAAAACTCTTTACAGAACCACTACTATTTTATGGACTAGCTCTTGGATTGTTAGGTATCATTATTCCAATCTACTTCTTTGTAATTGCAGTACCTAAAGTGGGTGGCGCAGTTTCTTCTATATTAAGTGCGATGGAGTTACCTGTTGCCGTAATTGTTTCGGTACTCGTATTGAGCGAGGCATTATCATGGCTACAAGTTTTAGGAATAATCGTGATTTTAGTTGGTATGTGTATTCCAACGCTCGCTACAATTTCGAAAAACAAAAAACGGAAAACTGCTTTATAA
- a CDS encoding CsbD family protein — protein sequence MSGLSDKVKGTVNKTKGEAKDQIGNATDDHKLQAEGKIDKLKGEVQKEVGEIKDRFDRKNDR from the coding sequence ATGAGTGGATTATCCGACAAAGTAAAAGGTACAGTGAACAAAACTAAAGGTGAAGCAAAAGACCAAATTGGTAATGCAACCGACGATCATAAATTACAAGCAGAGGGTAAAATAGATAAATTAAAAGGTGAAGTTCAAAAAGAAGTTGGAGAAATAAAAGATCGCTTCGATCGTAAAAACGATCGTTAA
- a CDS encoding ABC transporter ATP-binding protein has protein sequence MKTLLHVQGLTKEYGKEKAVNEVTFSLNKNTATALIGPNGAGKTTTLSMLAGLLRQTSGTVEINSDMKRDFRREIGFLPQYPQFYSWLTALEFTEMVAKLSGLDGKFAKSQAERTLDFVGLGDAKNKKTGTFSGGMKQRLGLAQAIVHKPGLLLLDEPVSALDPVGRREILNLLKELQEHTTILYSTHILNDAEEMTDQLLFLRKGQLVEQGSLKEVRDKYANPLFKILFSDSEEAAKFIEIAPWPARQENEVVFIHLEENKPMMNEVLHVLANSNLRLSKVERASASLEEIFLQVVNKHE, from the coding sequence ATGAAAACATTACTTCATGTGCAAGGGCTAACAAAGGAATATGGGAAAGAAAAAGCAGTAAATGAGGTTACTTTTTCACTAAATAAAAATACTGCAACTGCGTTGATTGGACCGAATGGTGCTGGTAAGACGACCACGTTATCTATGCTAGCGGGACTCTTACGACAAACAAGTGGAACAGTAGAGATTAATAGCGATATGAAAAGAGACTTTCGAAGAGAAATAGGCTTTTTGCCACAGTATCCGCAATTTTACTCATGGTTAACAGCACTTGAATTTACTGAAATGGTAGCGAAGTTAAGTGGGTTAGACGGAAAATTTGCTAAATCGCAAGCTGAAAGAACATTAGACTTTGTTGGCTTAGGAGATGCGAAAAACAAAAAAACAGGGACGTTTTCGGGTGGTATGAAACAACGACTAGGATTAGCGCAAGCAATTGTGCATAAACCAGGATTGCTATTGCTAGATGAGCCTGTATCCGCATTAGATCCAGTGGGCAGACGAGAAATTTTGAATCTACTAAAAGAACTGCAAGAACATACAACTATTTTATATTCCACTCATATTTTAAATGATGCAGAAGAAATGACCGATCAGCTGTTGTTTTTAAGAAAAGGGCAATTAGTGGAGCAAGGATCGTTAAAGGAAGTAAGAGACAAGTATGCGAATCCATTATTTAAAATTCTCTTTTCGGACTCGGAGGAAGCAGCAAAGTTTATCGAAATCGCTCCATGGCCTGCTAGACAAGAAAACGAGGTTGTTTTTATACATCTTGAGGAAAACAAACCAATGATGAATGAAGTCTTACATGTACTTGCTAATAGCAATCTGCGATTATCAAAAGTAGAGCGAGCATCAGCCAGCTTAGAAGAAATATTTTTACAGGTGGTGAATAAGCATGAATAA
- a CDS encoding RNA polymerase sigma factor produces MNNDILKEIRNGSRDAFKQFYDTYENYAIRTAKAITRNDEHAKDAVQEAFIRVYRNISSYNSTLSFDAWFYRILVNECYRILTKEKKNTPVDNSTMENNEQLAEHSKENLSDLYNMIQNMADLYRIPILLKYIKGFSEKEIAAILDLNQNTVKSRLFNGRNLLKTQLELIEMEGS; encoded by the coding sequence ATGAATAATGACATCTTAAAAGAAATTAGAAATGGCAGCCGTGATGCTTTTAAACAGTTTTATGATACGTATGAAAATTATGCAATTAGAACAGCAAAAGCAATCACAAGAAATGATGAACATGCAAAGGATGCTGTGCAAGAAGCATTTATAAGAGTTTACCGCAATATATCTTCCTATAATTCCACTTTATCGTTCGATGCATGGTTTTATCGTATTTTAGTAAATGAGTGTTATCGCATTTTAACTAAAGAGAAGAAAAATACTCCAGTGGATAATTCTACGATGGAAAATAATGAACAACTGGCGGAGCATTCGAAAGAGAATCTATCCGACTTGTATAACATGATTCAAAATATGGCTGATTTATATCGCATTCCTATTTTATTGAAATATATAAAGGGTTTTTCTGAAAAAGAAATTGCCGCTATTTTAGACTTGAATCAGAATACCGTAAAATCTAGGCTGTTCAATGGAAGAAACTTGTTAAAGACTCAATTAGAGTTGATTGAAATGGAGGGAAGTTAA
- a CDS encoding ABC transporter permease — protein sequence MNNFSILFQKEWRENVRNFKILWIPLVFILFGISEPLTYYYLPQILNAVGNMPSDMVFQLPEYTPEQIIMSTIGQYQFIGMLIVAFGFAGIIARERKNGTSTMLYVRPISYTGYVFSKLAIMGILIIGSACIGLLANVYYTYILYGAVDAFTFIGFLGTYSIWLLFAISVVICSSAAFSTGIASVISIFLLVVVQLVDGLLGAYWTISPWKLPMYAGQILSENIDKTPFFWSLTITLVVVVLLLVGAVYIAKRNVAKAKI from the coding sequence ATGAATAATTTCTCTATACTATTTCAAAAAGAGTGGCGTGAAAATGTTCGAAACTTTAAAATTCTATGGATACCCCTAGTGTTTATCTTATTTGGTATTTCCGAACCGTTAACCTATTATTATCTACCACAAATATTAAATGCAGTCGGAAATATGCCAAGTGATATGGTTTTTCAGCTTCCCGAGTACACACCTGAACAAATAATTATGTCTACAATTGGTCAGTATCAATTTATTGGAATGTTAATTGTAGCATTTGGATTTGCTGGAATCATTGCTAGGGAGCGCAAAAATGGAACGTCAACTATGTTATATGTAAGACCGATTTCTTATACCGGTTATGTGTTTAGTAAGTTAGCTATTATGGGCATCTTAATTATAGGAAGCGCATGTATCGGCCTGTTGGCAAATGTCTACTATACGTATATTTTGTATGGTGCAGTAGATGCGTTTACGTTTATTGGGTTCCTAGGAACGTATAGTATATGGTTGTTATTTGCTATTAGTGTTGTTATTTGTTCCAGTGCAGCTTTTTCTACAGGAATAGCTTCTGTTATATCGATTTTTTTGTTAGTAGTCGTCCAATTAGTGGATGGTCTGTTAGGTGCTTACTGGACCATTTCACCTTGGAAGTTACCGATGTATGCAGGGCAAATATTAAGTGAAAATATAGACAAAACACCATTTTTCTGGAGTTTAACTATAACTTTAGTGGTAGTAGTGTTGTTATTAGTAGGAGCAGTTTATATAGCTAAACGAAATGTAGCTAAAGCAAAAATATAA
- a CDS encoding PLDc N-terminal domain-containing protein, with translation MNWDSIPWMLILPVLIIQLLLVIIAVIDLLRVKHTNGPKWMWALIIIVINIIGPVIYFIVGRRNE, from the coding sequence ATGAACTGGGATTCAATACCTTGGATGCTCATCTTACCAGTGCTTATCATTCAACTATTATTAGTAATTATTGCAGTGATTGATTTGTTACGGGTAAAGCACACTAATGGACCGAAGTGGATGTGGGCACTTATTATTATTGTTATCAATATTATTGGACCTGTTATTTATTTTATAGTGGGGAGACGAAATGAATGA
- a CDS encoding alpha/beta hydrolase family protein, which translates to MRRQRIVFSLIAMVFLLLAACSKEKEEASEMSSLENIEGVWEGSINIPEQPLPIIVEFEKDKGTISIPVQGLNEYPLTGVKLEEPDVFFNMNIQGQKLTFDGKVEQEKITGTFTQQGQTFPFDLVKGSKEEEVEKDRLVEVKVQDGTMSGQLEIPQGDGPFPLMVVIAGSGPTDRNGNSIALPGKNNSLKMLAEDLAVNGVATIRYDKRGVGKNASLAGKEEDLRFDQYIDDAAAWVQFAKNDKRFSKIGIIGHSEGSLIGMVASQKVDTDVFISIAGAGRPIDQILLEQLKAQLPANLMEESTDILEKLKQGEQVKTISQELQSVFRSSVQPYMISWLKYDPAEQLQKLNGPVLIVNGNLDIQVPVKDAELLHQTKKDSEILIVDKMNHILKEAPADREGNIATYSNPNLPLANGLVDGIVDFLQEHVK; encoded by the coding sequence ATGAGGAGACAGCGAATTGTTTTTTCTTTAATAGCTATGGTCTTTTTATTACTTGCAGCGTGTAGTAAGGAAAAAGAGGAGGCATCAGAGATGAGTTCATTAGAAAATATAGAAGGTGTATGGGAAGGGTCTATTAATATACCCGAACAACCCCTGCCAATTATTGTTGAATTCGAAAAAGACAAAGGAACGATTAGTATTCCAGTACAAGGATTAAACGAATATCCACTCACAGGTGTGAAATTAGAAGAACCGGACGTGTTTTTTAATATGAATATTCAAGGCCAGAAGTTAACGTTTGATGGTAAAGTCGAACAAGAAAAAATTACCGGAACTTTCACTCAGCAAGGGCAAACTTTCCCTTTTGATTTGGTGAAGGGAAGTAAAGAGGAGGAAGTAGAAAAAGATCGTTTGGTGGAAGTGAAGGTCCAGGATGGAACGATGTCTGGGCAGCTAGAAATCCCTCAAGGGGATGGACCTTTCCCTCTTATGGTCGTCATTGCTGGTTCTGGTCCTACTGATCGAAACGGAAACTCAATTGCATTGCCCGGAAAAAATAATAGTTTGAAAATGCTCGCGGAGGATTTAGCGGTAAATGGTGTGGCAACTATCCGCTACGACAAGCGTGGTGTTGGAAAAAATGCAAGTTTGGCAGGCAAAGAAGAAGATTTGCGATTTGACCAATACATTGATGATGCTGCTGCATGGGTACAATTCGCAAAAAATGATAAACGTTTTTCAAAGATTGGAATAATCGGTCATAGTGAAGGTTCCCTTATTGGAATGGTGGCTAGCCAAAAAGTAGATACGGACGTATTCATTTCCATTGCTGGAGCAGGAAGACCAATCGATCAGATTCTCCTTGAACAACTCAAAGCACAACTTCCAGCAAACCTAATGGAAGAGTCCACCGATATTCTGGAAAAATTAAAACAAGGTGAGCAAGTGAAAACAATAAGTCAGGAATTGCAAAGCGTGTTCCGATCATCGGTACAACCATATATGATATCTTGGCTAAAATATGACCCAGCTGAGCAACTGCAAAAGTTAAATGGACCAGTACTTATAGTGAATGGAAATCTCGATATTCAAGTCCCTGTGAAAGATGCAGAGCTATTACATCAAACGAAAAAAGATTCTGAAATACTTATTGTTGATAAGATGAATCATATATTGAAAGAAGCGCCTGCCGATCGAGAAGGAAATATCGCTACGTATTCAAATCCTAATCTTCCATTAGCGAACGGGTTAGTGGATGGTATAGTCGATTTCTTGCAAGAACATGTAAAATGA
- a CDS encoding response regulator transcription factor, with amino-acid sequence MIRIVIAEDQRMVLGALGSLLDLEEDMEVVGKANNGEEVLKLIEQLQPDICIMDIEMPIKSGLDAAEELKGNDCKVIILTTFARSGYFERARKAGVNGYLLKDSPSEELANSIRVIMDGRRIYAPELVDMAYEEENPLTDRESQVLGLIANGKNTKEIASELFITTGTVRNYISVILDKLDVGNRIEAISRFKEKGWFK; translated from the coding sequence ATGATACGAATTGTCATTGCAGAAGATCAACGAATGGTGCTAGGTGCTCTAGGCTCGTTACTCGATTTAGAAGAGGACATGGAAGTTGTCGGAAAAGCTAATAATGGGGAAGAAGTGTTAAAGCTAATTGAACAGTTGCAGCCAGATATTTGTATCATGGATATTGAAATGCCTATTAAAAGTGGGCTGGATGCTGCTGAGGAGTTAAAAGGAAATGATTGTAAGGTGATTATCTTGACCACTTTCGCAAGGTCCGGTTATTTCGAGCGTGCACGTAAAGCCGGCGTTAATGGGTACTTATTAAAAGATAGCCCGAGTGAAGAGCTAGCAAATTCCATTCGTGTAATTATGGATGGTCGCCGAATATATGCTCCTGAGCTTGTTGATATGGCTTATGAAGAGGAGAATCCTCTTACAGACCGCGAAAGTCAGGTACTTGGGTTAATCGCAAATGGAAAAAACACAAAAGAGATTGCCAGTGAGCTGTTTATCACGACTGGTACTGTCCGCAACTATATCTCCGTTATTTTAGATAAACTGGACGTTGGAAATCGAATTGAGGCCATTTCTAGATTTAAAGAAAAAGGTTGGTTTAAATAA
- a CDS encoding CBS domain-containing protein, translating to MVARNSDRFIVSYNRIDQLMKDLIGTNEHMAFFRLIDFAKKKNAIIRRYEADLREFGDLRNAIIHHRTSLEFAIAEPHDEVVAKMEEIEGALAKPITVAQMFRTNVTIFQETDSLSYALKVIKDKKYNQFPVYIGKTFKGLITPVGITMWMASKVDSESFSRKRTMLSEILAHESNRDNHRFIHAQTSVFEAVEIFKSSVIRGRRLEALLITEDGKASDKLIGIITPMSLLKVE from the coding sequence GTGGTAGCTCGTAATTCTGATCGATTTATTGTATCCTACAACCGAATAGACCAATTGATGAAAGACCTGATTGGTACGAATGAGCATATGGCATTTTTTCGGTTAATTGATTTTGCTAAAAAGAAAAATGCCATTATTAGAAGGTACGAGGCAGATTTACGAGAATTCGGGGATTTAAGAAATGCCATTATACATCATCGAACCTCTTTGGAATTTGCCATTGCTGAACCGCATGACGAAGTTGTGGCAAAAATGGAGGAAATAGAAGGAGCATTAGCTAAACCGATTACAGTTGCTCAAATGTTCCGGACAAATGTGACGATCTTTCAAGAGACCGATTCACTCAGCTACGCTTTAAAAGTGATCAAAGATAAAAAGTACAATCAGTTCCCTGTTTATATAGGGAAGACCTTTAAAGGACTTATCACCCCGGTAGGCATTACTATGTGGATGGCAAGTAAAGTGGATTCTGAATCCTTTTCGAGAAAAAGAACAATGTTGTCGGAAATACTAGCTCATGAAAGCAATAGAGATAATCATAGATTTATACATGCGCAGACATCCGTTTTTGAAGCAGTAGAAATATTTAAATCCTCCGTAATACGTGGAAGACGCCTAGAAGCACTTCTTATAACGGAAGATGGAAAAGCTAGTGATAAATTAATTGGAATTATAACTCCTATGAGTTTATTGAAGGTGGAATAA